A genomic stretch from Anaerococcus mediterraneensis includes:
- a CDS encoding DUF1292 domain-containing protein, protein MDSIFLLDENNNEVEFNIIDTFGIDDKNYAALQEPDDDMILIVEVINEDDSLIFKSIEDQNELNEIIEFYEDMKRENNED, encoded by the coding sequence ATGGATAGTATCTTTTTACTAGATGAAAATAATAATGAGGTCGAATTTAATATAATAGATACATTCGGAATAGATGATAAAAATTATGCAGCTCTACAAGAGCCTGATGATGATATGATTTTAATAGTTGAAGTCATAAATGAAGATGATAGCTTAATTTTTAAATCAATAGAAGATCAAAACGAATTAAATGAAATAATTGAGTTTTACGAAGATATGAAGAGAGAGAATAATGAAGATTGA
- a CDS encoding O-methyltransferase — protein MGSINYNHTSLFIENLLLDDDFLDLREYARINNYPIMNNQTKELLISILKISKPKNILEIGTAIGYSALCFEKYTGANITTIELDPSSAEIARNNFKKYKANINLINDDAMKALKNINQGFDFVFIDANKSRYLDYFKITSNLLNKGGIIIADNVLFRGEVCNDDLVEKRKNTLVKRLRNFLAYVTDNEDFQTSVIPIGDGLTISVRRDDER, from the coding sequence ATGGGAAGTATTAATTATAATCACACCTCGCTTTTTATAGAAAACTTGTTATTAGATGATGACTTTTTAGATCTAAGAGAATATGCTAGGATAAATAATTATCCTATTATGAATAATCAAACAAAAGAATTGCTTATAAGTATACTGAAGATATCTAAACCAAAAAATATCTTGGAGATTGGCACTGCTATTGGTTACTCAGCCTTATGTTTTGAAAAATACACAGGTGCAAATATAACAACTATTGAACTAGACCCTAGTAGTGCGGAAATAGCAAGAAATAACTTTAAGAAATACAAAGCAAATATAAATCTTATTAATGATGATGCAATGAAAGCCTTGAAAAATATAAATCAAGGCTTTGATTTTGTCTTTATTGATGCTAATAAATCTAGATACCTAGATTATTTTAAAATAACAAGCAATTTATTAAATAAGGGAGGTATTATCATAGCAGACAATGTACTTTTTAGAGGAGAAGTCTGTAATGATGACCTAGTTGAAAAAAGAAAAAACACCTTAGTTAAAAGACTTAGAAATTTTCTAGCCTATGTAACGGACAATGAAGATTTTCAGACATCTGTTATACCAATAGGCGATGGACTTACCATAAGTGTTAGGAGAGATGATGAAAGATAG
- the dut gene encoding dUTP diphosphatase, which yields MNNNILKIINEGILPSYGTEHSAGLDLHCKTDKDIVIKPKETVKIHTGLKVEIPEGYFGAVYPRSSTGVKKQLMLANTIGVIDSDYRGELMIFFYNYGDNEQVIKNGDRLAQLIIQPYLKCQIVESDNLSDSQRGEGGFGSTGR from the coding sequence ATGAATAACAATATATTAAAAATAATAAACGAAGGAATCTTACCTTCTTACGGAACAGAACACTCTGCAGGTCTAGATCTGCATTGTAAAACTGATAAGGATATAGTTATAAAACCTAAAGAAACTGTAAAAATTCATACTGGACTAAAAGTTGAAATTCCAGAAGGATACTTTGGAGCTGTCTATCCAAGATCATCTACTGGCGTAAAAAAGCAACTAATGCTTGCTAACACTATCGGGGTTATTGACTCTGATTATAGGGGAGAACTTATGATATTCTTCTATAATTATGGTGATAATGAGCAAGTAATCAAAAATGGTGATAGACTTGCTCAATTGATAATTCAACCATATTTAAAATGCCAGATTGTTGAATCTGATAATCTCAGTGATAGCCAGAGAGGTGAGGGTGGATTTGGATCCACCGGACGATAA
- a CDS encoding U32 family peptidase has translation MKDRKVELLAPAGDFEKLKTAIKFGADAVYLAGDSFGLRANAKNFDNESLKEAVQYAHDRNVKINVTMNIMPHDADMTGIVEYLENLNKLNVDALIISDPGIFSLAKKHTDIDLHISTQASVTNSATVNFWYEMGAKRVILARELSLKEIETIRKNTPEDLEIECFVHGAMCISYSGRCLLSSYMTGRDANRGDCAQPCRWKYSLQEETRPGEYFPIEEDGNGGTFIMNSKDLCLIDEIDKLIEIGIDSFKIEGRMKTPFYVATVIRSYRQVIDAYYEGNFSEDLAEKYFDEINKASHRYFTKGFFYNKPDENDQIYGSSSYIRNYDFIGIVKEYDKESKIAKIEQRNRFFKGDEIEIFGNSKDFYNYTVEFMEDEKGNEIEVANKPKQIISMKIDYPLEEGDILRKAIESNEN, from the coding sequence ATGAAAGATAGAAAAGTAGAACTATTAGCCCCAGCTGGCGATTTTGAGAAACTTAAAACAGCTATTAAATTTGGGGCTGATGCAGTATATTTGGCAGGGGATAGTTTTGGTCTTAGGGCCAATGCCAAAAACTTTGATAATGAGTCGCTAAAAGAAGCGGTCCAATATGCACATGATAGGAATGTCAAAATAAATGTCACAATGAATATAATGCCTCATGATGCAGATATGACCGGTATTGTAGAGTATTTAGAAAATCTTAATAAGTTAAATGTAGATGCCCTAATCATATCAGACCCAGGTATATTTTCCCTAGCTAAGAAACACACTGACATTGACCTTCATATTTCAACCCAAGCTTCTGTAACAAACTCTGCAACTGTAAATTTCTGGTACGAAATGGGAGCAAAAAGGGTAATTCTTGCAAGGGAATTATCTCTTAAAGAAATTGAAACTATAAGAAAAAATACACCAGAAGACTTGGAAATAGAATGTTTTGTTCATGGTGCTATGTGTATATCCTATTCCGGTAGATGTCTATTATCTTCATACATGACTGGAAGGGATGCAAATAGGGGAGACTGTGCCCAACCATGTAGATGGAAATACTCTCTTCAGGAAGAAACTAGACCTGGGGAATACTTTCCTATAGAAGAAGATGGTAATGGCGGTACATTTATAATGAATTCCAAAGATCTCTGTTTAATAGATGAGATTGATAAGCTTATAGAGATAGGGATAGATAGCTTTAAGATAGAAGGTAGAATGAAAACTCCATTTTATGTAGCTACTGTCATAAGATCTTATAGGCAAGTCATTGATGCCTATTATGAAGGCAATTTTTCTGAGGACTTAGCAGAAAAATATTTTGATGAAATTAACAAGGCTAGTCACAGATATTTTACAAAAGGATTTTTCTACAATAAGCCTGATGAAAATGATCAAATTTATGGCTCTTCATCTTATATAAGAAACTATGATTTTATTGGAATTGTAAAAGAATACGACAAAGAGAGCAAAATAGCTAAGATAGAGCAAAGAAATAGATTTTTTAAAGGTGATGAGATAGAAATTTTTGGAAATTCAAAAGACTTCTACAATTATACAGTTGAGTTTATGGAAGATGAAAAAGGTAATGAAATAGAAGTTGCAAATAAACCAAAGCAAATAATTTCTATGAAAATTGATTATCCTCTAGAAGAAGGAGATATACTCAGAAAAGCTATAGAGTCAAATGAAAATTAG
- a CDS encoding Fur family transcriptional regulator codes for MKIEEIRKIFEQNNQKFTKQRELIFKVLKNSPQKHLTPEELFSIVHQDHKQVGIATIYRTLNIFEELGIVNKQEFTDQAYTYELIDPESDHHDHIICTKCGKILEDEFLSVDKVKESLKNQYDFDLNYYSLRIYGICSDCQNNEE; via the coding sequence ATGAAGATTGAAGAAATAAGAAAAATTTTTGAACAAAATAATCAAAAATTCACCAAGCAAAGGGAGCTCATATTTAAAGTATTAAAAAACTCACCACAAAAACATTTAACACCTGAAGAGCTATTTTCTATAGTTCATCAAGATCATAAGCAAGTTGGTATAGCAACTATTTATAGGACTTTAAATATATTCGAAGAACTTGGAATAGTAAATAAACAAGAGTTTACCGATCAAGCTTATACTTATGAATTGATAGATCCTGAAAGTGATCATCACGATCATATAATTTGCACTAAGTGTGGAAAAATATTAGAAGACGAATTTTTATCAGTTGATAAGGTGAAAGAATCACTAAAAAATCAATATGATTTTGATCTAAATTATTATTCTTTAAGGATTTATGGAATCTGTTCTGATTGTCAAAATAATGAGGAGTAA
- a CDS encoding ribonuclease J produces the protein MTNEKKMRLIPIGGLHEVGKNCALVEYGNDMIMIDCGLTFPDEEMLGVDIVIPDFTYVEEKKKNLRGIFVTHGHEDHVGAIPYFLKNVDTNVYCSKLTKGLIENKFKEHGLNPNKIKMVNVNNTVKAGSLTVEFIRVSHSIPDACAIAVTSPVGTIIFTGDFKMDFTPIDNDPTDIQRLAELGKKGVLALYADSTNVEREGFSLSEKVVGETFIKIFGQAKSRIIVATFASNLHRVQQIIYAAEKYNRKVALSGRSMLNNVRIANELGYLKIKKNTLIDMKAIKKYADDELVILSTGTQGEPLSALTRMANREHKQISLNETDMVILSSSAIPGNEMAINTTINNLTKIGCKIIYSSLEKVHASGHACQEEIKLMYQLVTPKYLVPAHGEIRQLQKHADIAVDMGQPKENILICENGDVIEFTKKSAGVKGKVQAGNVLVDGSGIGDVGNIVLKDRKHLSEDGLMVVSITFDRHTQELLAGPEIVSRGFVYVKENQDIIENAKDVVLRSINKCQKQDIKALSQIKYQIREDLKSYIYNELGRDPMILPVISEIENGKY, from the coding sequence ATGACAAATGAAAAAAAGATGAGGCTAATTCCCATAGGGGGATTGCATGAAGTAGGTAAAAACTGTGCCCTAGTGGAATATGGCAATGATATGATAATGATAGACTGCGGCCTAACATTTCCTGATGAAGAGATGCTTGGTGTAGATATTGTTATCCCAGATTTTACTTATGTAGAAGAAAAGAAAAAAAATCTAAGAGGTATTTTTGTAACCCATGGTCATGAAGACCATGTTGGTGCAATACCTTATTTCTTGAAAAATGTGGATACAAATGTTTACTGTTCAAAACTTACAAAAGGTTTGATAGAAAATAAGTTTAAAGAGCATGGTCTAAATCCAAATAAGATTAAAATGGTTAATGTTAATAATACAGTTAAAGCTGGATCTTTAACCGTAGAATTTATAAGAGTTAGCCATTCTATACCAGATGCTTGTGCGATAGCTGTAACTTCACCTGTTGGCACAATAATATTTACTGGTGACTTCAAAATGGATTTTACACCAATTGATAACGATCCAACAGATATACAAAGACTTGCAGAGCTTGGTAAAAAAGGAGTTTTGGCTTTGTATGCAGACTCTACAAACGTTGAGAGAGAAGGATTTTCTTTAAGTGAAAAAGTAGTTGGCGAAACTTTTATAAAAATATTCGGTCAAGCAAAATCAAGGATAATTGTCGCTACTTTCGCATCAAACCTACACAGAGTCCAACAAATAATATATGCTGCAGAAAAATATAATAGAAAAGTTGCACTATCTGGTAGGTCAATGCTTAATAATGTAAGAATTGCAAATGAATTAGGGTATCTAAAAATTAAAAAGAACACCCTGATTGACATGAAAGCAATAAAAAAATATGCTGATGATGAATTGGTTATCCTATCAACCGGTACCCAAGGTGAACCTCTAAGTGCCCTTACCAGAATGGCAAATAGAGAACATAAACAAATCAGCCTTAATGAAACAGATATGGTCATTTTATCATCTTCTGCAATACCTGGAAATGAGATGGCTATAAATACAACAATAAATAACTTGACTAAAATAGGTTGTAAAATAATTTATTCTTCCCTTGAGAAGGTCCATGCTTCTGGACACGCTTGCCAAGAAGAAATAAAACTCATGTATCAGTTAGTCACACCAAAGTATCTTGTTCCAGCCCATGGCGAGATCAGGCAATTGCAAAAACACGCTGATATTGCTGTAGATATGGGCCAACCTAAAGAAAATATTTTGATTTGTGAAAATGGTGATGTTATAGAATTTACAAAAAAATCTGCTGGTGTTAAAGGTAAGGTCCAAGCAGGAAATGTTTTAGTAGATGGTTCTGGTATTGGAGATGTTGGAAATATTGTACTAAAAGATAGGAAACATTTATCTGAAGATGGGTTGATGGTTGTTTCTATAACCTTTGATAGACATACACAAGAATTACTTGCTGGTCCAGAAATAGTTTCTAGAGGTTTTGTTTATGTAAAAGAGAACCAGGATATAATCGAAAATGCAAAGGATGTCGTCCTAAGATCTATAAACAAATGTCAGAAACAAGATATTAAGGCACTAAGCCAAATAAAATATCAAATCAGAGAAGACCTAAAATCATACATTTATAATGAACTAGGTAGAGATCCAATGATACTGCCAGTTATATCAGAGATAGAAAATGGGAAGTATTAA
- the pepT gene encoding peptidase T, whose translation MDKIKQRFIKYVSFDTKSDEEKGQLRKPSTDGQLVLAKELKKELEELGLEAEINEEGFVFSSIKSNSSKDLPKVGFLAHMDTSPEMYGKIDDPQIIEYKGGDIKLNDKRSIKVEDFPHLNNLIGTTIITTRGESLLGADDKAGIAAIMDAVEFIVNNPDFEHGDIKIAFTPDEEIGTGCDTFDVKKFDADFAYTLDGGILGELEYESFNAASAKVTVSGKSIHPGSAKNTMINSISLANEFDSLLGQVRRPEHTEGYEGFFHLLSINGDIETTKMDYIIRDHDKAIFEKMKEEILANADYMNNKYGKVIDIKLNDSYYNMGDVIKDHMYIVEYAKKAMENLDIKPLVHPIRGGTDGSKLSFMGLPCPNIFTGGMNFHGVYELIPLEHMKKASDTIIEIIRLVTESK comes from the coding sequence ATGGACAAAATTAAACAAAGATTTATAAAATATGTATCTTTTGATACAAAAAGTGACGAAGAAAAAGGACAACTAAGAAAACCGTCTACAGATGGTCAATTAGTTCTGGCAAAAGAGCTAAAAAAAGAACTTGAGGAATTAGGTTTAGAAGCAGAAATCAATGAAGAAGGATTTGTTTTTTCCTCAATCAAATCTAATTCTTCAAAAGACTTGCCTAAGGTTGGATTTCTCGCTCATATGGATACTTCACCAGAAATGTATGGTAAGATAGATGATCCACAGATAATTGAGTACAAGGGTGGAGATATAAAACTAAATGATAAGAGATCAATTAAAGTTGAAGACTTTCCACACTTAAATAACCTAATCGGAACAACAATTATAACTACACGTGGAGAGTCTCTTTTAGGTGCTGATGATAAAGCTGGAATAGCTGCTATTATGGATGCAGTAGAATTTATCGTGAATAACCCTGATTTTGAACATGGAGATATAAAAATAGCATTTACTCCTGATGAAGAAATTGGTACAGGATGCGATACATTCGATGTTAAGAAATTTGATGCAGATTTTGCTTATACATTGGATGGTGGTATTCTTGGTGAATTAGAATATGAATCATTCAATGCTGCCAGTGCTAAGGTTACAGTGTCTGGTAAGTCTATACATCCTGGATCTGCTAAAAACACTATGATTAACTCTATAAGCCTTGCAAATGAATTTGATAGCTTATTAGGTCAAGTTAGAAGACCAGAGCATACAGAAGGATATGAAGGATTTTTTCACTTGTTAAGCATAAATGGTGATATTGAAACTACAAAGATGGATTATATTATTCGTGACCATGACAAAGCTATATTTGAAAAAATGAAAGAAGAGATCCTAGCTAATGCTGATTATATGAATAATAAATACGGAAAAGTTATAGATATAAAATTAAATGACAGCTATTACAACATGGGAGATGTGATAAAAGACCATATGTATATTGTAGAATATGCTAAAAAAGCTATGGAGAACCTAGATATTAAACCTCTAGTTCATCCTATAAGAGGTGGTACTGACGGTTCAAAACTCTCATTTATGGGACTACCTTGTCCTAATATTTTTACAGGTGGTATGAATTTCCATGGTGTTTATGAATTAATTCCACTTGAACATATGAAAAAAGCAAGTGATACAATTATAGAAATAATCAGACTTGTTACAGAAAGTAAATAG
- a CDS encoding IreB family regulatory phosphoprotein, translated as MTDNNKLNETMLFKREDLEKDDIREILTTVYKALEEKGYKPSSQIVGYLLSGDPTYITAHNNARKLIRAVDRDKIIEELLKEYIND; from the coding sequence ATGACTGATAACAATAAGCTTAATGAAACTATGCTTTTTAAAAGAGAAGATTTAGAGAAAGATGATATTAGGGAAATCTTGACAACAGTATACAAAGCATTAGAAGAAAAAGGATATAAACCAAGTTCACAAATAGTAGGCTACCTATTATCTGGTGATCCAACTTATATAACCGCTCATAACAATGCTAGAAAGCTTATTAGAGCAGTAGATAGGGATAAAATAATCGAAGAATTACTAAAAGAATATATTAATGACTAG
- the ruvX gene encoding Holliday junction resolvase RuvX, with product MTRLMGLDVGDKTIGVAISDPMFLTAQPLETIKRVKASKDIDRIIDIIEEKEISTIIVGLPKNMNNTIGPQAMKVMSFVDLLKKRISNEIIYQDERLTTIESESVLIEMSVRRENRKKYIDKIAASFILQSYLDRRTNG from the coding sequence ATGACTAGATTAATGGGCCTTGATGTTGGTGATAAAACAATAGGAGTCGCAATAAGCGACCCTATGTTTTTGACCGCCCAACCTCTTGAAACAATAAAAAGGGTCAAAGCTAGCAAAGATATAGATAGGATAATAGATATTATCGAGGAGAAAGAGATCTCAACAATAATAGTGGGTTTACCAAAAAATATGAACAATACAATAGGACCTCAAGCTATGAAGGTAATGAGTTTTGTTGATTTACTTAAAAAGAGAATCTCTAATGAAATAATATACCAAGACGAAAGACTGACAACAATAGAATCTGAATCTGTACTAATTGAGATGTCTGTAAGGCGTGAAAATAGAAAAAAATATATAGATAAGATTGCTGCAAGCTTTATTTTACAAAGCTATTTGGACAGGAGAACTAATGGATAG
- a CDS encoding elastin-binding protein EbpS, with product MADQKITNDNQYRGNDELDKKVREENKETGGESLDQKLSPDQENLRSISDEADENSNVGAEARRTRADFSENPSED from the coding sequence ATGGCAGATCAAAAAATTACAAATGATAATCAATACAGAGGAAACGATGAACTTGATAAAAAAGTAAGAGAAGAAAATAAAGAAACTGGTGGAGAATCTCTAGATCAAAAATTAAGTCCTGATCAAGAAAATCTTAGATCTATAAGTGATGAAGCTGATGAAAACTCTAATGTCGGAGCAGAAGCTAGAAGAACTAGAGCAGATTTTTCAGAAAACCCATCTGAAGACTAA
- a CDS encoding IS1182 family transposase, with product MLYKNEKNNTEQVQMVSVEQLVPKDHILRKIDKYIDFNFIYDLVEDKYSQTTGRPSIDPVVLIKLVILQYFFNINSMRQTIREVEVNIAYRWFLGLDFYDKVPHFSTFGKNYERRFKNTDIFNQIFENILDQAMSYGFVDTKIQFVDSTHVKAHANRHKSQKVKIKKKVKSYQRKLEKEVNEDRNKNGKDDYDYPDGEILEEKEISQSTTDPESGLFHKGNHKEVYAYSIQTSCDKNGWILGYKAYPGNLHDSTTFPSFFKEKLEKYKSEKIVMDAGYKIPAIAKELIEKGIMPVLPYTKPKGRRNDKESFYPKEYKYDETNDCYICPENKILLYSTTKREGYRIYKSKKSLCEDCPSLSKCTKSKSKVKVIIRHIWQGYIDYCEWYRLTKAGKAEYKQRKETIERQFGSAKEYHSFRYTNMIGKEKMSMKAALTFACLNIKKLAKLLDRLDGDGGNFPLFTKEFTLLFEKLIYFKINIEKAPTLPIY from the coding sequence ATGCTATACAAAAATGAAAAAAATAACACCGAACAAGTTCAAATGGTATCAGTAGAACAATTGGTCCCAAAAGATCACATATTAAGAAAAATAGACAAATACATAGACTTCAACTTCATATACGATCTAGTAGAAGATAAATACTCACAAACAACAGGAAGACCAAGTATAGACCCAGTAGTATTAATAAAGCTTGTAATCCTACAATACTTCTTCAACATAAACAGCATGAGGCAAACAATAAGAGAAGTAGAAGTAAACATAGCCTATCGATGGTTTTTAGGTCTAGACTTCTACGATAAAGTTCCACACTTCTCAACCTTCGGGAAAAACTATGAAAGAAGATTTAAAAACACAGACATATTCAATCAAATATTCGAAAACATCCTAGACCAAGCAATGAGCTATGGATTCGTAGACACAAAAATACAATTTGTAGACTCAACCCATGTAAAAGCCCACGCCAACAGACATAAAAGTCAAAAAGTAAAAATAAAGAAAAAAGTAAAATCCTATCAAAGAAAACTAGAAAAAGAAGTAAATGAAGACAGAAACAAAAATGGAAAAGATGACTATGATTACCCAGATGGTGAAATATTAGAAGAAAAAGAAATAAGTCAATCAACAACAGATCCAGAAAGTGGACTATTCCATAAAGGAAACCACAAAGAAGTATACGCATACTCAATCCAAACATCATGTGATAAAAATGGATGGATCTTAGGATACAAAGCCTATCCAGGAAACCTACACGACTCAACAACCTTCCCATCATTCTTCAAAGAAAAATTAGAAAAATACAAGTCAGAAAAGATAGTAATGGATGCAGGATACAAAATACCAGCAATAGCAAAAGAACTAATAGAAAAAGGAATAATGCCAGTCTTACCATATACAAAACCAAAAGGAAGAAGAAACGATAAAGAATCTTTCTATCCAAAAGAATATAAATATGACGAAACGAACGACTGCTACATATGCCCAGAAAACAAAATACTCCTGTACTCAACAACAAAACGAGAAGGCTACAGAATATATAAAAGCAAGAAAAGCTTATGTGAAGACTGCCCATCTTTAAGCAAATGTACAAAAAGTAAAAGCAAGGTAAAAGTAATAATAAGGCATATATGGCAAGGATACATAGACTATTGTGAATGGTACAGACTAACCAAAGCAGGAAAAGCAGAATATAAGCAAAGAAAAGAAACAATAGAAAGACAATTCGGAAGTGCTAAAGAATACCATAGTTTTAGATATACCAATATGATAGGAAAGGAAAAAATGAGTATGAAAGCGGCACTAACTTTTGCGTGCCTAAATATAAAAAAATTAGCAAAATTACTGGATAGATTAGACGGAGATGGAGGTAATTTTCCTCTGTTTACTAAAGAATTTACGTTATTATTTGAAAAATTAATATATTTTAAAATAAATATAGAAAAAGCTCCAACACTCCCAATTTATTAG